One Mya arenaria isolate MELC-2E11 chromosome 5, ASM2691426v1 genomic window carries:
- the LOC128234297 gene encoding uncharacterized protein DDB_G0274171-like, translating into MKLKFWIYLFVVLTLALYVTARPQQGKAKGLDKGKVGIGRGRGPPPGRGLPPGRGPPPGRGKGNKKPGKGGRGRPPFIWDGGPPGDGVSPDPCAEILCPLLSCSGGADPVKKPGECCSSCPTHPCENVPCEWPLCGPGLAPARKPGECCPTCPPDPCARVACPLQPPCPGGAKRVMKPGECCETCPPDPCARVACPVMEPCAVGTMPVTKIGDCCPSCPDDCAGTKCPQRADCPGGVVPIKTPGQCCPSCPGAPGKPGSCPAMPPDVMSKCIITGDFCKNDAECPDDDKCCNDSCGLSCQPPDGCIKNGKSFNEGEAMPSDDACISCHCNLGQKDCTVKLCPEPTCAVPVKSPGVCCETCPP; encoded by the exons atgaaactcaAGTTTTGGATATATCTGTTCGTGGTTTTAACATTAGCACTATATGTAACCGCTAGACCGCAACAAGGCAAAGCGAAGGGGCTGGACAAAGGGAAAGTAGGCATAGGTCGGGGACGAGGACCACCACCCGGCCGTGGACTACCACCCGGCCGTGGACCACCACCCGGCCGTGGAAAGGGCAATAAAAAGCCGGGCAAAGGCGGGCGCGGTAGACCTCCCTTTATTTGGGACGGTGGACCGCCCGGTGATGGTGTCTCGCCTGACCCATGTGCTGAAATTCTGTGTCCACTACTAAGCTGTTCTGGTGGCGCAGACCCAGTGAAAAAGCCAGGCGAGTGTTGTTCCTCTTGTCCAACTCACCCGTGCGAGAACGTTCCTTGTGAATGGCCACTCTGTGGACCGGGCTTGGCACCAGCACGAAAACCAGGAGAATGCTGCCCTACCTGCCCGCCTGatccctgcgcgagggttgccTGTCCACTCCAGCCGCCTTGCCCGGGCGGTGCAAAGAGGGTGATGAAACCGGGAGAATGCTGTGAAACATGTCCGCCGGATCCATGCGCGAGAGTTGCTTGCCCCGTTATGGAACCATGTGCTGTCGGCACGATGCCAGTGACAAAGATCGGAGACTGCTGTCCCAGCTGCCCGGATGACTGTGCGGGTACAAAGTGCCCACAACGGGCCGACTGCCCCGGGGGAGTTGTTCCGATTAAGACGCCTGGCCAGTGTTGCCCTTCATGTCCGG GCGCGCCCGGAAAGCCCGGTAGTTGCCCGGCGATGCCCCCCGACGTGATGTCCAAATGTATCATTACCGGCGACTTCTGTAAAAATGATGCCGAATGTCCCGACGACGACAAGTGCTGTAACGATAGCTGTGGACTCTCCTGTCAGCCGCCTGATG gCTGCATTAAAAATGGAAAATCTTTTAATGAAG GGGAAGCAATGCCCAGCGATGACGCCTGTATTAGTTGCCACTGTAACCTGGGACAGAAAGACTGCACGGTCAAATTGTGCCCTGAACCAACTTGCGCTGTGCCCGTTAAATCGCCCGGTGTTTGCTGCGAGACATGTCCGCCATAA